One region of Quercus lobata isolate SW786 chromosome 2, ValleyOak3.0 Primary Assembly, whole genome shotgun sequence genomic DNA includes:
- the LOC115956996 gene encoding equilibrative nucleotide transporter 8, with protein MLKWKPIMLELETGKNIKMEGVKGPGDQNAPRDTYKIAYIIHFLLGAGNLLPWNALITAVDYFAYLYSTKHVEKVFAVAYMSSSVLVLIVMLSWGEWSRRLNFRLRMNLGYSMFVISLMVAPVIDWAWCSSDSNEPPNGAYAVTVASVLVCGLADGLVGGSLIGSAGKLPKEYMQAVFAGTASSGVLVSILRIITKASFPQTPKGLRSSAHFYFIVGTIILICCILSCNLLYKLPVMQQHNKLLQVDPLCSRPKFWSVAGKIRWPAFGIFMIYVVTLSIFPGFIAENLESKLLRDWYPILLITIYNIADLLGKSLTAIYLLNSIKIASWACIARLMFYPLFTACLHGPKWLKTEVPVVTLTFMLGLTNGYLTSVFMILTPKSVPVSEAEISAIVMIVFLGLGLVAGSVLGWFWVI; from the exons ATGCTTAAATGGAAACCAATAATGTTGGAATTAGAAACCGGTAAGAACATAAAAATGGAAGGCGTGAAGGGTCCTGGAGACCAAAATGCACCCAGAGACACATACAAGATCGCTTACATAATCCATTTCTTGCTGGGTGCTGGCAATTTGCTTCCTTGGAATGCTTTAATCACCGCTGTTGATTACTTTGCGTATCTATATTCAACCAAGCACGTTGAAAAGGTTTTCGCTGTAGCTTATATGAGTTCTTCAGTGCTGGTTCTGATTGTTATGTTGAGTTGGGGTGAATGGAGTCGAAGGCTGAATTTTAGATTGAGAATGAACTTGGGATATTCAATGTTTGTGATCTCTCTAATGGTGGCTCCAGTTATAGACTGGGCTTGGTGCAGCTCTGACTCAAATGAACCACCAAATGGAGCCTATGCTGTGACAGTTGCATCAGTCCTAGTCTGCGGGTTAGCTGATGGCTTGGTGGGAGGAAGCTTGATAGGATCAGCTGGAAAACTCCCCAAAGAGTATATGCAGGCTGTTTTTGCAGGAACCGCTTCTTCAG GTGTTCTGGTTTCGATTTTAAGGATTATAACAAAGGCATCATTTCCACAGACACCAAAGGGTCTTCGATCAAGTGCTCACTTCTATTTTATTGTTGGCACCATTATCCTCATATGCTGCATACTTTCTTGCAACTTGTTATACAAGTTACCGGTCATGCAGCAGCATAATAAACTTCTTCAAGTTGATCCCTTGTGTTCAAGGCCCAAATTTTGGTCTGTGGCAGGAAAAATTCGATGGCCAGCTTTTGGGATTTTTATGATTTATGTTGTGACTCTGTCCATTTTTCCTGGATTTATAGCTGAAAATCTAGAATCCAAGCTTCTTCGAGATTGGTATCCTATTCTGCTGATCACAATTTATAATATTGCAGATTTGTTGGGAAAGTCTCTGACTGCAATCTACCTTCTAAACAGTATTAAAATTGCTTCATGGGCTTGCATTGCCAGGCTTATGTTCTATCCACTCTTCACAGCTTGTCTGCATGGACCAAAGTGGCTAAAAACTGAGGTACCAGTGGTAACTCTAACTTTTATGCTTGGATTAACCAATGGATATCTTACAAGTGTCTTCATGATCCTCACTCCCAAGTCTGTACCAGTTTCAGAAGCAGAGATTTCTGCAATTGTAATGATTGTTTTCCTGGGACTTGGTTTGGTTGCTGGTTCAGTTCTTGGTTGGTTCTGGGTTATTTGA